CGTTTAAATAGATTGTTCCCAGTCGAagcttgttttttttccccaagTTCCCATTTGTTTTGAACACGCTGAAGTCGGAGAGTtctcagttgttttgaacgtggcaatTGGCCAGGTTGTTTACTGATCTGCAGAGAGTGGGGCATTGTGGGTAACGGTCCTTGTGTTGATGTTCCAGACACCTGCTGGAGCTGCTGAGGAGGACAGCTGTCCATGGAGAGAGTAATTCTGTACTCATCGTTGGACCCAGGGGATCTGGGAAAACAATGGTATGGAATGCTACGAGGATAGccttgtcccagatctgtttgtgctgtatagccaacttCTATTGTCGTCGTCATGCATGTTGACTTTCTTCTGTTTTCTCCAGCTCCTTAACTGTGTCTTGAGAGAGTTGCTGGAGGTGAAGGATGTCAATAAGAATGTGTTACCTGTCCACCTGAATGGTTGGTAGTAGGATGTCTGTGATTGTTTCTGTGTCTGTtgattctctgtctgtttctgcacTCTGTTAATTCTCTCCCCAACTCTTCTTTACTGTCTCTCTAGGTCTTTTACAGACTGATGATAGAATAGCGCTCAAAGAAATCACACGCCAGCTCAATCTGGAGAATGTTGTTGGAGACAAAGTGTTTGTAAGTGTTTACAGAAGTTATGCTGTATGTTTTGTCCCTTTGCAATTTTTTTGCTTGCTCTTaattttattgttattttcagGGTAGTTTTGCAGAAAACCTGGCCTTCCTTCTTGAGGCGTTAAAGAAAGGTAATAATTTCTGCACATTGCCCTCGCTATAATTTTGGAGAATCCTCCCTCCTTTATGCTGACAGTATGTCTCTACAGTGTACTGTTCTCTCTTTGTCCCAGGTGATCGTAGCAGCAGTCGTCCTGTCCTCTTCATTCTGGATGAGTTTGACCTGTTTGCCCACCATAAGAACCAGACTCTGCTCTACAACCTCCTGGATGTCTCCCAGTCTGCCCAGGCTCCCGTCGCTGTGATCGGCCTCACCTGCAGACTGGTAGGGTCTCTTCTACCTCAGTTGTGTACTATCTAGCTTTTAGACCTCTCCAGTGATGAACTAGTTTTAGCTTCAAAAGGATAGGTTTCAATCtaattatattctactctactcacaggtggtaccttaattggggaggacgggctctaagtaatggctggaacagaatcAATTGAATAGTATCGAACACATGGTTTGCATGCGTATAGATACCAttcggcggcagggtagcctagtggttagagcattggactagtaaccgaaaggttgcaagttcaaatcccccagctgacaaggtacaaaatctgtcgttctgcccctgaacaggcagttaacccactgttcctaggtcgtcattgaaaataagaatttgttcttaactgacttgcctagttaaacaaaggttaaataaaaaaaataaaattctgtttactccattccaggcattatgagccatcctcccctcagcagtctcctgTGACTTTACTCTACCTTCTCCTCTGGTGATCACAACTGGTCTCATCTCTGCTTGCTGCAGGATGTCCTGGAGCTGCTAGAGAAGAGGGTCAAGTCCAGGTTCAGCCACAGACAGATCCACCTGCTCAACTCCCTGAGCTTCATACAGTACCTGGACAACGTCCGCTCACAGCTCAGCCTGCCACAAGACTTCCCCGACACCAAGTTCTATGACGAGTGGAATGACGGCATCAAGGTGAGGCCAGTCCAGGACTGTAAacttaatattatatatatattttttaacagtaCTAGATTTGTGATGTGCTGTAGTTGGCTTTTATCTGAAAGGCATTTTTCTTCTTACCCACAATGCTCTCTGACTTTCTTTCAGACGCTATGTGAAGACCAACTAGTGGTGGACGTTTTACAAAGTCATTATAACTCCAGCAAAGACTTCCGTTCCCTGCACTTGTTACTGGTAAGAGTGTGTATCTGTCGTATCAAAGCAAAGAGTGGGGGAAAAACCCTCTAaatattgctgtgtgtgtgtgtggacccctCTCTGCAGATGCTGGCTCTGAGCCGAGTGAGCGCATCTAAACCTGCCATCAAGCCCACTGATCTTCTGGAGGCCAGTAGAGTCTGTATGGTGGACTCTAAAGCAAACATACTTCATGGTAATTTAAAGCCATTAGGGGTAAAGGTCATTATTAGAGGATTTCTTTGATGGACACATGAccatttgatgaaacattgataATTTGGCCTGCATTTTGCTTTGTTGGTCTTTCCAGGCCTGTCCATTCTCGAACTGTGCCTGATAATTGCCATGAAACACTTGAATGACATCTATGAAGGAGAGCCGTTTAACTTCCAGATGGTTCACAATGGTAAGGATCAACAGTTAGTAAGAGCTGGTGTGTAATAGTTGGGAATGACATCCGTTTGTGTTAATagatattttattttttgtcaGAGTTCAAGAAATTCCTGCAGAGGAAATCCCATTCTATACATAACTTTGACAAGCCAGTCGTCATAAAGGTGGGTCTGCATGACATCATGGTCTCAGTAGAATGACATCAGACCCTTCCAATAGTATATTTCATAAAATTCCTATAATGTTTTTGTAGATCGTTCTCAAGGTAAGTTTATTACACAATGAAGAAGGGTGGATATGTGCTGAATGttgatgtatactgaacaaaaatataaacgcaacatgtaaagtggggtcatgtttcatgagctgaaataaaagatcccagaaatgttccataagcacataaagcttatttctgttattttgtgcacaaatttgtttacatccctgttagtgataatttctcctttgccaagataatccatccacctgacaggtgtggtatatcaagaagctgattaacagcttgatcattacacaggtgcaccttctgctggggacaataaaaggccactctaaaatgtgcagttttgtcacacaacacaatgccacagatgtctcacgttttgagggtgtatacaattggcatgctgccaATGTCCACCAGGAATGTTTCCAGAGAATtggatgttaatttctctaccataagccacctccaacggcATTTTTTGAGAATTTTGCAgtacggcctcacaaccgcagaccacgtgtaaccacaccagcccaggacctccacatccggcttcttaacCTGCAGGATCGTATGAGACCAGCTACCCGGATAGCTGATGAAACAGGATTATTTTTGTctctaataaagcccttttgtggggaaaaactgatTTGGATTAGCtgggcctatgcccacccattgatgagcccctgcccagtcatgtgaaatccatagattacggactaattcatttatttaaattgccTGATTTCcttgaactgtaacttagtaaaattgttggatgttgcgttttatttttattcagtatgtAATGCAGTTGGTTTTCCCTTCTCTGTAATACCCCTGACTAAAGTTTATTGTATACATACAATGGCATACATGTGGCTAAGACTGTATTATTTGATACTCAAGATTTACTCAACCCAACAACACTCTGTTCCAGGCGTTTGAACACCTGCAGCAGTTGGAGCTGATTAAGTCTATGGACAGCTCCACAGCAAAGATCCAGAAGGAGTACCAGCTGATGAAACTTTTGTTGGACCACAGCCAGATCATGGAGGCCCTGCAGAAATACCCACAATGCCCCACAGATGTTAAACAGTGGGCCATGTCTGCTTTTGGTTAAAGGTACATATTCCTCTATATTGCGTCCAGTGGGGCAGTTATGAAAGATATGGGACTGTGGCCTGGACCCTGTCCTCGGGGATAGACAATGAATGACCTAACAAATGTTTCTGCCATGTGTTCATTCCTTGTGTGTAAATGTAAATATTTGGCTGTACTTATTGAATAAAGTCATGCAATTTTTGGGGGTCATCAGTTTACCAGTTCTTGAAACCTAAGAAGTATTCAATGCTAAATGC
The genomic region above belongs to Oncorhynchus clarkii lewisi isolate Uvic-CL-2024 unplaced genomic scaffold, UVic_Ocla_1.0 unplaced_contig_8870_pilon_pilon, whole genome shotgun sequence and contains:
- the LOC139396395 gene encoding origin recognition complex subunit 4-like isoform X2 → MRNVFAKIPISRLDHCHREKKYGYIFQVQMILRERFCHQRLPEKPVGMESQHKHLLELLRRTAVHGESNSVLIVGPRGSGKTMLLNCVLRELLEVKDVNKNVLPVHLNGLLQTDDRIALKEITRQLNLENVVGDKVFGSFAENLAFLLEALKKGDRSSSRPVLFILDEFDLFAHHKNQTLLYNLLDVSQSAQAPVAVIGLTCRLDVLELLEKRVKSRFSHRQIHLLNSLSFIQYLDNVRSQLSLPQDFPDTKFYDEWNDGIKTLCEDQLVVDVLQSHYNSSKDFRSLHLLLMLALSRVSASKPAIKPTDLLEASRVCMVDSKANILHGLSILELCLIIAMKHLNDIYEGEPFNFQMVHNEFKKFLQRKSHSIHNFDKPVVIKAFEHLQQLELIKSMDSSTAKIQKEYQLMKLLLDHSQIMEALQKYPQCPTDVKQWAMSAFG
- the LOC139396395 gene encoding origin recognition complex subunit 4-like isoform X1, with the translated sequence MSKRKVKETHMPVGECISQVQMILRERFCHQRLPEKPVGMESQHKHLLELLRRTAVHGESNSVLIVGPRGSGKTMLLNCVLRELLEVKDVNKNVLPVHLNGLLQTDDRIALKEITRQLNLENVVGDKVFGSFAENLAFLLEALKKGDRSSSRPVLFILDEFDLFAHHKNQTLLYNLLDVSQSAQAPVAVIGLTCRLDVLELLEKRVKSRFSHRQIHLLNSLSFIQYLDNVRSQLSLPQDFPDTKFYDEWNDGIKTLCEDQLVVDVLQSHYNSSKDFRSLHLLLMLALSRVSASKPAIKPTDLLEASRVCMVDSKANILHGLSILELCLIIAMKHLNDIYEGEPFNFQMVHNEFKKFLQRKSHSIHNFDKPVVIKAFEHLQQLELIKSMDSSTAKIQKEYQLMKLLLDHSQIMEALQKYPQCPTDVKQWAMSAFG